The following are from one region of the Desulfobacterales bacterium genome:
- a CDS encoding CHC2 zinc finger domain-containing protein — MDILTAVQSKVQLRPNGKRHGAEFVGPCPFCKDGNDRFHVWPSHPKWKGGGWWCRFCGKSGDLIAFFMQADGLSYKQACQEAGIEGREYGYTKPILHSNTAQKAVFTPTAYDAPADLWSEKAAVFVNQAHDALMSNPPALDKLHRERGITADGARRFRLGINGKDFYRPRESWGLPTEIVEKTGKPKKLWIPRGLVIPYLVDGPVYRIRIRRPKVDVQSNNGPRYYFVPGSSPAIMLIGKRQRAYMVVESELDGILIGQDAGDLTGVVALGTSASKPDSRCAADISAAAVLLVSLDSDAAGEKASGWWLDNFIQADRWPVPDGKDPGDVFRSVDVRSWVLAGLPPAWHINETPPADGPKPLLPEKAVVKESAPKPQPQKPAFPETVMELGELLKQHPVRIYSTPKRLKLEWPPSWRNEVASKRISKLVYFDENVSRFIGRHPKERIDGRNFFLRV, encoded by the coding sequence ATGGACATACTAACCGCGGTTCAATCGAAAGTGCAGCTCAGGCCGAACGGGAAGCGTCATGGCGCAGAGTTCGTCGGGCCTTGTCCTTTCTGCAAGGATGGAAACGACCGGTTCCATGTCTGGCCAAGCCACCCGAAGTGGAAGGGCGGCGGCTGGTGGTGCCGGTTCTGCGGAAAAAGCGGTGATCTTATCGCCTTTTTCATGCAGGCGGACGGGCTTTCCTACAAACAGGCCTGCCAAGAGGCCGGGATTGAAGGGCGGGAGTATGGGTACACAAAGCCCATTCTTCACTCAAATACCGCCCAGAAGGCGGTTTTCACCCCCACGGCTTACGACGCGCCGGCGGATTTATGGTCTGAAAAGGCGGCTGTGTTCGTTAACCAGGCGCATGATGCGCTGATGAGCAATCCGCCGGCTCTCGACAAGCTTCACCGTGAGCGCGGTATTACGGCGGATGGCGCGCGGCGGTTCCGGCTAGGGATCAACGGGAAGGATTTTTACCGGCCTCGAGAAAGCTGGGGGCTTCCAACAGAAATCGTTGAAAAAACCGGAAAGCCGAAAAAATTGTGGATTCCCCGCGGGCTGGTCATCCCGTATCTGGTTGACGGGCCCGTTTACCGGATACGGATCCGCCGGCCGAAGGTGGATGTGCAGTCAAATAACGGGCCAAGGTATTATTTCGTTCCGGGGTCGTCTCCGGCCATCATGCTGATCGGGAAAAGGCAACGCGCCTATATGGTGGTCGAATCCGAACTTGATGGAATCCTGATCGGCCAGGACGCGGGAGACCTGACTGGTGTTGTGGCCCTGGGGACCTCCGCGAGCAAGCCGGATTCCCGTTGCGCGGCGGATATATCGGCTGCCGCTGTTTTGCTGGTCTCTCTGGATTCGGATGCGGCCGGCGAAAAGGCAAGTGGCTGGTGGTTGGATAATTTCATACAGGCGGATCGGTGGCCGGTTCCGGACGGGAAGGATCCCGGAGATGTTTTTAGGTCGGTGGATGTTCGGTCCTGGGTTCTTGCCGGGCTTCCGCCGGCGTGGCACATCAACGAGACACCACCGGCCGATGGGCCGAAACCGTTGTTGCCGGAAAAGGCCGTGGTAAAAGAGTCAGCTCCGAAGCCCCAGCCTCAGAAACCGGCGTTTCCAGAAACCGTGATGGAACTCGGCGAGCTGCTGAAGCAGCACCCGGTCAGAATATATTCAACACCGAAGCGGCTCAAACTGGAATGGCCGCCAAGTTGGCGGAATGAGGTGGCCAGTAAACGAATCAGCAAGCTTGTGTATTTCGATGAAAACGTGAGCCGGTTCATCGGGAGGCATCCGAAAGAGAGAATCGACGGCCGCAACTTTTTTTTACGTGTTTGA
- a CDS encoding phage/plasmid primase, P4 family, with protein sequence MAQMTEKITDINEIRRKVNERKDDEAKRRGGGGDHGDEKISSGFIRACLRTNQHGDGELYKALHRGKFVFCKTRNMWLKWAGHHWVEDIMDEAVSAVEAVAEAYEGEAAAIKKTLPEIKDNQVVKGMTALVEALENRANQLRGNNRRQACLEFAHTSAGAIAISGNEIDSNHLLLGCANGVVNLETGKFRPGRPEDWILKASPHPWVDLNHPCERFEKAVASCMADDDQMAEFLQRLFGMSISGKVVEKKFPVFIGPHGDNGKTTIMEAVSYAVGPLGGPVSSDMLVSGYKPSSSGIDPSMMALKGLRIAYASETEDNAKVSAVRVKVMTGKDTLTARSPYDKRQTDFEPTHTLFLLSNFKLRADTEDAAFWNRIIYIPFNIKFVMNPEAENERQADPYLDDALREEASGILAWLVRGYLKWRSVGLKIPQKVIDESKRTRDELDYFGSFIEECCIKVEDDEIGIGSSQLYHFFVKWYQKNIGNFPPKIKTFGGYMKKRYRNEKYGVTRYFGLAINYDVIKAYDPEAVMTDYV encoded by the coding sequence ATGGCTCAAATGACGGAAAAGATCACCGACATAAACGAAATTCGCCGGAAGGTGAACGAGCGCAAAGATGATGAAGCAAAGCGCCGAGGCGGCGGAGGGGACCATGGAGATGAGAAGATTTCATCCGGTTTCATCCGGGCGTGCCTGCGTACCAACCAGCACGGGGATGGAGAACTTTACAAAGCGCTCCACCGTGGCAAATTCGTGTTTTGTAAAACCCGCAACATGTGGCTGAAGTGGGCCGGCCACCATTGGGTCGAGGACATCATGGATGAAGCCGTTTCGGCAGTTGAAGCCGTCGCGGAGGCATACGAGGGCGAAGCGGCCGCGATCAAAAAAACACTTCCGGAGATCAAAGACAACCAGGTGGTTAAAGGTATGACCGCCCTGGTAGAGGCGCTTGAAAACAGGGCCAACCAGCTCAGGGGAAACAACCGCCGGCAGGCCTGCCTGGAATTCGCTCACACATCGGCCGGCGCCATCGCGATCAGCGGCAACGAGATCGACAGCAATCACCTCTTGTTGGGCTGCGCAAATGGAGTTGTCAATCTCGAAACCGGGAAGTTTCGGCCTGGCCGGCCGGAAGACTGGATCCTCAAGGCAAGCCCGCATCCCTGGGTTGACTTGAATCACCCGTGCGAGCGGTTTGAAAAAGCCGTGGCGTCCTGCATGGCCGATGACGACCAAATGGCGGAGTTTCTCCAGCGTCTCTTCGGGATGTCGATATCCGGGAAGGTGGTGGAGAAAAAGTTTCCGGTTTTCATCGGTCCCCATGGCGACAATGGGAAAACCACCATAATGGAAGCTGTCTCGTATGCCGTGGGTCCTTTGGGGGGGCCGGTTTCCAGTGACATGTTGGTTTCTGGGTACAAACCAAGCAGCAGCGGAATTGACCCTTCCATGATGGCGCTCAAAGGATTGCGGATAGCCTATGCATCCGAGACCGAGGACAACGCGAAGGTAAGCGCCGTTCGGGTGAAGGTCATGACCGGGAAAGATACGCTCACGGCAAGATCGCCATACGACAAGCGGCAAACCGATTTCGAGCCGACACACACTCTTTTCCTTCTTTCGAATTTCAAGCTCCGGGCGGACACGGAAGACGCCGCCTTCTGGAACCGCATCATTTATATCCCATTCAATATCAAGTTTGTGATGAACCCGGAAGCAGAAAATGAACGGCAAGCGGATCCCTATTTGGATGATGCGCTCCGGGAAGAGGCGTCCGGGATTCTTGCCTGGTTGGTGCGCGGGTATCTCAAGTGGCGAAGCGTCGGGCTCAAGATACCCCAGAAGGTTATCGATGAAAGCAAGCGGACGCGCGACGAGTTGGATTATTTCGGCTCATTTATTGAAGAGTGTTGCATCAAGGTTGAAGACGACGAAATCGGCATCGGGTCGAGCCAACTCTACCACTTCTTCGTTAAGTGGTATCAAAAGAATATCGGGAATTTCCCGCCGAAAATAAAGACGTTCGGCGGGTACATGAAGAAGCGGTATCGAAATGAAAAGTATGGCGTCACCCGGTATTTCGGCCTGGCAATCAATTATGACGTCATCAAGGCGTATGATCCGGAAGCGGTAATGACCGATTACGTGTAG